GGTGCCGCTGCTGATCTCGGGCGAGATGGGCACCGGCAAGACCCGCCTTGCGCGGGCGATCCACCTGGCGGGCAAGGCCGAGGCGCTGTTGCAGATCGACTGCGCCGCGCTCGGCGTGGAGGATCTGCGCGCACGGCTTGGCGGCTGCGCGGCGTCGGGCACGCTGCTGCTGCGGCGGATCGAGGACCTGCCCGAGGACAGCCGCAGGGTTCTGGTGGCCGAGCTCGACGCGCGCCGCCAGCTGCGGGTGATCGCCACGACGACGGCGGACCTGTCGGCGGCGGTGGGGCAGGGGGCCTTTCCGGCGACGCTCTATCACCGGGTCTCGGGGGCGCAGCTTGCGCTGCCGCCGCTGCGCCAGCGACAGGACCTCGGCTGGATGATCGAACGGATGCTGCGGCGGCGTGCGCCCGAGGGCGTGCGGCTCACGCCCTCGGCGCGGGTCGAGCTGCTGGGGCGGTTCTGGACCGGCAACCTGCGCGAGCTCGAACAGGTGCTCGACGTCGCCGTCGCGCTTGCCGAGGGTGACGTGATCGACGCACCCGACCTGCCGCCCGCCCCCGACGCCCCGAAAGCGGACGCGGCGCCCGAAGAGAGCCTCGAGCAGGTGCTGGAATCGTGCCACTGGAACATGGCGCTTGCCGCGCGGCGGCTCGGGGTGAATCGCTCGACGGTCCTGCGGCGGATGCGCAAGGCCGGGTTGCGCGCCCCCGGCTGAGCCCGGCTGCAGGCCAGCCGCGTTGCGCGGCGTTGCGCGCGCAACATGCCGCGCGGCAGCATGTCCGAAACGTCTTCGAAGAGGTCCGCGCGCGTTGCGGGCGCGCCCTCCGGGCCCCGATAGTCGCGGCATCACCGCGATTTTGGAGGAGACGCGATGCTAGACTCAACCGCAACCCTGCAGGTCCAGGAGGTGCTCGACACCCTGAACGACGCCTTTGCAAGCGGCGACGTGGACCGGATCACCGAGCTTTTCGCGACCGATTGCTACTGGCGCGATCTCGTGGCGATGACGTGGAACCTCAAGACCGTCGAGGGCCGTGACGCCGTCGCCGACATGCTGACCAGCCAGATGGGCGAGGTCGCTCCCGGCGGGTTCGCGATCCAGGACGGCGAGATCCCGGTCGAGGAGGACGGGGTCACCACCGCATGGATCACCTTCGAGACGAAGACCGGCCGCGGCTGGGGCCTGATGCGCCTGCGCGACGGGCGGATCTGGACGCTGCTCACCAGCCTGCGCGAGCTCAAGGGCTTCGAGGAGACCCGGGGCAAGCGGCGCCCGATGGGCGCCCAGCACGGCGCCGACCGCCATCGCACCACCTGGAAGGAGGCGCGCGAGGCGGAGGCGGCAGAGCTCGGATACGAGACCCAGCCCTACGTCGTCGTGGTCGGTGGCGGGCAGGGCGGCATCGCGCTCGGCGCGCGGCTGCGGCAGCTCGGGGTGCCGGCCATCGTGCTCGACAAGCACGACCGGCCCGGCGACCAGTGGCGCAACCGCTACAAGTCGCTCTGCCTGCATGACCCGGTGTGGTACGATCACCTGCCCTACATCAAGTTCCCCGACAACTGGCCGGTGTTCGCGCCCAAGGACAAGATCGGCGACTGGCTCGAGATGTATACCAAGGTCATGGAGCTGAACTACTGGACCCGCTCAGAGGTGCAGTCCTGTTCCTACGACGAGGCCTCGGGCGAATGGACCGTGCGGGTGAACCGCGACGGCGAAGAGGTGGTGCTGAAGCCGAAGCAGCTCGTGCTGGCAACCGGCATGTCGGGCAAGCCGAACATGCCGACCTTCCCGGGCATGGAGGACTTCCGGGGCGAGATCCAGCACAGCTCGCAGCACGCGGGCCCGGATGCGTGGACCGGCAAGAAGGTCGTGGTGATCGGCTCGAACAACTCGGCGCATGACATCTGCGCGGCGCTCTGGGAACACGAGGCCGACGTGACCATGGTGCAGCGCTCGTCGACGCATATCGTGCGGTCGGACAGTCTCATGGAGATCGGGCTGGGCGCGCTCTACTCGGAGGAGGCGCTCGAGAACGGCGTGACCACCGAGAAGGCCGACATGATCTTCGCCTCGCTGCCCTACCGGATCATGCACGAGTTCCAGATTCCGCTCTACGACCAGATGCGCGAGCGCGATGCCGAGTTCTACGCCGGGTTGGAAAGGGCGGGCTTCCAGCTCGACTGGGGCGATGACGGTTCGGGGCTGTTCATGAAGTACCTGCGGCGCGGCTCGGGCTACTACATCGACGTCGGTGCGTGCCAGCTCATCATCGACGGCGAGATCAAGCTCGCGCACGGGCAGGTCGACCACTTCGAGGAAGACGCCGTGGTGCTGGCCGACGGCACGCGCCTGCCGGCGGACCTCGTGGTGCTGGCGACGGGCTTCGGCTCGATGAACGGCTGGGCCGCGGACCTCATCAGCCAGGAGGTGGCGGACAAGGTCGGCAAGGTGTGGGGCCTCGGCTCCGAGACCACCAAGGACCCCGGCCCGTGGGAAGGCGAGCAGCGCAACATGTGGAAGCCGACCCAGCAGGAGAACCTCTGGTTCCACGGTGGCAACCTGCACCAGTCGCGCCACTACTCGCTGTATCTCGCGTTGCAGCTCAAGGCCCGTCTCGAGGGGCTCGATACCCCGGTCTACGGCCTGCAGGAGGTGCACCACCTGCACTGACCGACCCCGCCCGGTCCCGTCGTGGGGCCGGGCCCTTTTCCCCGATAATCAAAGACCTGGAGGATACCGTGAAAGCAGCACGCTGGCATGGCGCAAAAGACATCCGCGTCGAGGACATCGACGCCCCCACCCCCGGCGCAGGAGAGATCAGGATCAAGGTGGCCTGGACCGGCATCTGCGGCAGCGACCTGCACGAGTATCTTGCGGGGCCGATCTTCGTGCCGGTGGGCGACGCCCACCCGCTGAGCCACGACAAGGCGCCGATCACCATGGGGCACGAATTCAGCGGTGTCGTCACCGAGCTGGGCGAGGGCGTGACCGACCTGGCCGTGGGTGACCGAGTCGCGATCGAGCCGATCTTTTCCTGCGACGACTGTGCCGCCTGCCGGGCGGGGCTCTACAACCTCTGCGACAAGCTCGGTTTCGTCGGCCTCTCGGGCGGCCACGGGGGCTTTGCCGCCTACTCGGTGGTTCCGGCGCGGATGGCGCACAAGATCCCCGACGAGCTGTCGATCGACCAGGGGGCGCTCGTCGAGCCTGCCGCCGTCGCCGTTCACGCGGTGCGGATCAGCCAGATCAACGTCGGCGACAAGGCCGCGGTCTTCGGGGCCGGCCCCATCGGGCTTCTGGTGGTCGAGGCGCTGAGGGCGGCCGGAGCCTCCGAGATCCACGTGGTCGAGCCCTCCGAGACCCGCCGCGCCAAGGCGCTGGATCTCGGCGCGACCAGCGCCATCGACCCCGGCGACACGGACCCGGTGCAGGCGATCCTCGCGGCCACCGGCATCGGCGTCGACGTGGCCTTCGAAGTGACCGGCGTCGCGCCGGTGCTGCCGCAGGCCATCGATTCCACCCGCTACGAGGGGCAGACCCTCGTCGTGTCGATCTGGGAAGGCGAGGCCTCGTTCCAACCCAACACGGTCGTGCTGCGCGAGCGCCAGATCAAGGGGACCATCGCCTATCGCCACATCTACCCGGCGGTCATGGAACTGATGCGTCAGGGTTACTTCGCCGCCGAGAAGCTGGTGACCAAGCGCATCGCGCTCGACGACATCGTGGCCGAGGGATTCGAGACGCTGGTGGCCGAGAAATCGCAGATAAAGATCCTGGTCGAGGCGCCGGACTGACCGGCTGTTTCGAACCGGCGGGCGCCGCGCGGCGCCCGTCTTTTCCGGCGCTGAAGGGCGCCAGGCGGATGCGGCTCGATCACGAAATGTCGGGAGGGGAGGAGCGCGGCGACCCTCAGGGAGGAGGAGAGAGGGCCGCCGCTGATTTCCGAGGCTCAGGGAGGAGGAGAGAACCTCAGAAACCGTGAGGCACCTTTCGGCGCCGTTGTTGACTATCTACGTCTCGCCGCGGTGCAGAACAAGACGCACCTCTGCAAGTCCGCTCTGTCGTATGTGCATGGCGGGCAAGGTTCCGCCGCCGGGCGCAGGGTCAGCTGCACGCCGCCATCCCGGAGCCGCCTTCGCAGGGGCCTGCGGCTCTGCTGGAAACGGGCTTGCGCCGGCTCGATGGGTCTTCTAATTGTTATGATATAACGTAACACTAAAGATCCATGGAGAACGCCATGCCACGCCAAGATGCGCGCCTTCCCGTGACCGTGCTTTCGGGGTTCCTCGGCGCGGGGAAAACGACGCTGCTGAACGCCGTCCTCGCCAATCGCGAGGGCCGGCGCGTCGCGGTCATCGTCAACGACATGTCCGAGGTGAACATCGACGCCGACCTCGTGCGGGACGGCGGTGCCGGCCTTAGCCAGACCGAGGAGACGCTCGTCGAACTGACCAACGGCTGCATCTGCTGCACCCTGCGCGACGACCTGCTGCAGGAGGTGGGCCGGCTCGCCGAGGAGGGCCGCTTCGACTACCTGCTGATCGAATCGACGGGCGTGTCCGAGCCGCTGCCCGTGGCCGCCACCTTCGAGTTCCGCGACGAGACCGGCGCAAGCCTTGCCGACGTGGCGCGGCTCGACACGATGGTGACGGTGGTCGACACGGTGAACCTGCTCGAGGATTACGCCAGCCACGAGTTCATCCGCGACCGGGGCGAGAGCCTCGGCGACGGCGACGACCGCACGCTGGTCGACCTGCTGGTCGATCAGATCGAGTTCGCCGACGTGGTGGTGCTCAACAAGTGCAGCGACGCCGGCCCCGACAAGCTGACTGCCGCGCGGCTCATCGTGACCTCGCTCAATCCCGACGCGCAGATCGTCGAGACCGACTACGGACAGGTGCCGCACGACCGTATCTTCGACACGCGGCTCTTCGATTTCGAACGCGCGCACACCCATCCGCTCTGGGCCAAGGAGCTCTACGGTTTCGCCGACCACATCCCGGAGACCGAGGAATACGGGGTGTCGTCCTTCGTCTACCGGGCGCGGCGTCCGTTCGATCCGCAGAAGATCCACGACGTGCTCAACGGTCCGCTGCCCGGCGTGATCCGGGCCAAGGGCCACTTCTGGATCGCCACCCGTCCCGACTGGCTCGCCGAGTTCTCGATGGCGGGCGCCATGAGCAGCATCTCGCCGCTGGGAAACTGGTGGGCCACGGTGCCGCCCGAGCGGCGGCCGGACCATCCGCAGGCGGTCGCCTACCTCGAGAAACACTGGCAGGAGCCTTTCGGCGACCGGCGGCAGGAGCTGGTCTTCATCGGTGCGGGCATGGACCGCGCGGCGATCACCGCACGGCTGGACGCGGCCCTGCTCGACGGTGCCGAGGCCTTTGCGCCGCATCTCTGGGCGGGGCTTCCAGACCCGTTCCCGGCGTGGCGCCGCGCCGCTGCCGGGGCCTGACCGTGCGGCCGGGGGCGAACGGGGCAAGCCGACTGCCGCGCCGGCGGCGCGCGGTGGCGCCGATGGCGGCCTACGACCGGCTGCCGCCCGACCTGCGCCGCTGGCTGGCGCAGGCGGCGCTGCCGTGGTCGGCGGCCTCGGCGCTCCGGCTCTGGCGCCGGGCGCTGCGTGACGCCGACGGGGACCGCGAGGAGGCGGCGCAAAGGCTCTCCGAGGTCGAACGCGCCTGCCTGCGTCGCGACACCCGCCGGGTCTGGGGGCTGTCGCATCCCGATGCGCACCCCGAAGCGGCGCAGGGCACGGTCACGGGTCCGGTCTGAAATCCCAGCGGTCGGGCAGTTCCAGCCCCTCGCTCAGGTGGTCCCGAAGCGCCAGCACCGAGGCCCCGTCCCGCAACAGCCAGGGGTCCTGGGTGCGGCGCTGCCACGCCTCGACCCGCGCGCGCATGTCGCGCAGCCGCCCGGCCATCTCCGGGCGGCCGGCAAGATCATGGGCCTCCTGCGGATCGTCCCAGAGGTCGAAGAGCTCTTCGGCGGGGCGGTGGATGCGGTGCAGCATGTCCTCGGGCGCGGCACGGCGCATCGCCTCGAAGGACAGCGAGCCGTAGATGTCGGTCGAGATCGGAAACGGCAGCTGCCAGGCGACGTTGCGGTGATACTTGTAACGCCGGTCGCGCAGGAAGCGCGTCGGCCAGTAGTTCGTGACCTCGTGGAAGGTGTGCGAACCGTAGACCGCGTCCCAGCCCTCGGGCGTATCGGCCTCTGCGGCAAGCGGCAGCAGGCTGCGGCCCTCGCGCGGGTGGCCGTCGTCGGGGGCGGGGGCGTTGGCCCAGTCGAGCAGGGTGGGCAGCACATCGACGAAGCTCACCATCGCGTCCGAGCGCTGCGGCCCGGCACCGGGGCGGCGCAGGATCAGCGGCAGGTGCACGCCCGCGTCGTAGAGCGTGGTCTTGGAGTGCAGGAACGGCGCGCCGTTGTCGGACAGGAACACCACGAGCGTGTCGTCCTCGAGCCCGCGCCGCGCGAGCAGGTCGAGTACCAGCCCCACGCCGCGATCCATCCGCGCGATGGCATGGTGGTAGGCGGCAAGCTCGGCGCGCACCTCGGGCAGGTCGTCGAGGAACGGCGGAATGCTGACCGCCCCGGGGTCGAACAGCGGATCGGGTCCCTCCGGGTCGCCG
Above is a genomic segment from Salipiger profundus containing:
- a CDS encoding NAD(P)/FAD-dependent oxidoreductase produces the protein MLDSTATLQVQEVLDTLNDAFASGDVDRITELFATDCYWRDLVAMTWNLKTVEGRDAVADMLTSQMGEVAPGGFAIQDGEIPVEEDGVTTAWITFETKTGRGWGLMRLRDGRIWTLLTSLRELKGFEETRGKRRPMGAQHGADRHRTTWKEAREAEAAELGYETQPYVVVVGGGQGGIALGARLRQLGVPAIVLDKHDRPGDQWRNRYKSLCLHDPVWYDHLPYIKFPDNWPVFAPKDKIGDWLEMYTKVMELNYWTRSEVQSCSYDEASGEWTVRVNRDGEEVVLKPKQLVLATGMSGKPNMPTFPGMEDFRGEIQHSSQHAGPDAWTGKKVVVIGSNNSAHDICAALWEHEADVTMVQRSSTHIVRSDSLMEIGLGALYSEEALENGVTTEKADMIFASLPYRIMHEFQIPLYDQMRERDAEFYAGLERAGFQLDWGDDGSGLFMKYLRRGSGYYIDVGACQLIIDGEIKLAHGQVDHFEEDAVVLADGTRLPADLVVLATGFGSMNGWAADLISQEVADKVGKVWGLGSETTKDPGPWEGEQRNMWKPTQQENLWFHGGNLHQSRHYSLYLALQLKARLEGLDTPVYGLQEVHHLH
- a CDS encoding 2,3-butanediol dehydrogenase, with protein sequence MKAARWHGAKDIRVEDIDAPTPGAGEIRIKVAWTGICGSDLHEYLAGPIFVPVGDAHPLSHDKAPITMGHEFSGVVTELGEGVTDLAVGDRVAIEPIFSCDDCAACRAGLYNLCDKLGFVGLSGGHGGFAAYSVVPARMAHKIPDELSIDQGALVEPAAVAVHAVRISQINVGDKAAVFGAGPIGLLVVEALRAAGASEIHVVEPSETRRAKALDLGATSAIDPGDTDPVQAILAATGIGVDVAFEVTGVAPVLPQAIDSTRYEGQTLVVSIWEGEASFQPNTVVLRERQIKGTIAYRHIYPAVMELMRQGYFAAEKLVTKRIALDDIVAEGFETLVAEKSQIKILVEAPD
- a CDS encoding GTP-binding protein; the encoded protein is MPRQDARLPVTVLSGFLGAGKTTLLNAVLANREGRRVAVIVNDMSEVNIDADLVRDGGAGLSQTEETLVELTNGCICCTLRDDLLQEVGRLAEEGRFDYLLIESTGVSEPLPVAATFEFRDETGASLADVARLDTMVTVVDTVNLLEDYASHEFIRDRGESLGDGDDRTLVDLLVDQIEFADVVVLNKCSDAGPDKLTAARLIVTSLNPDAQIVETDYGQVPHDRIFDTRLFDFERAHTHPLWAKELYGFADHIPETEEYGVSSFVYRARRPFDPQKIHDVLNGPLPGVIRAKGHFWIATRPDWLAEFSMAGAMSSISPLGNWWATVPPERRPDHPQAVAYLEKHWQEPFGDRRQELVFIGAGMDRAAITARLDAALLDGAEAFAPHLWAGLPDPFPAWRRAAAGA
- a CDS encoding DUF6525 family protein, whose product is MRPGANGASRLPRRRRAVAPMAAYDRLPPDLRRWLAQAALPWSAASALRLWRRALRDADGDREEAAQRLSEVERACLRRDTRRVWGLSHPDAHPEAAQGTVTGPV
- a CDS encoding sulfatase family protein; its protein translation is MSRNIVLMIADDLGRMAGCYGDPTARTPNVDRLAAGGTLFENAFASTASCSGSRSTVYTGLHTHQSGQYGLNHARHHFLTFDSVQTAPALLNAAGYATGIIGKVHVGPDTTYPWRWRDESWGRDVDWMATRAEAFLDDAGETPFFLTLGFIDPHRDASRAGFGDPEGPDPLFDPGAVSIPPFLDDLPEVRAELAAYHHAIARMDRGVGLVLDLLARRGLEDDTLVVFLSDNGAPFLHSKTTLYDAGVHLPLILRRPGAGPQRSDAMVSFVDVLPTLLDWANAPAPDDGHPREGRSLLPLAAEADTPEGWDAVYGSHTFHEVTNYWPTRFLRDRRYKYHRNVAWQLPFPISTDIYGSLSFEAMRRAAPEDMLHRIHRPAEELFDLWDDPQEAHDLAGRPEMAGRLRDMRARVEAWQRRTQDPWLLRDGASVLALRDHLSEGLELPDRWDFRPDP